In Brachypodium distachyon strain Bd21 chromosome 2, Brachypodium_distachyon_v3.0, whole genome shotgun sequence, one genomic interval encodes:
- the LOC100841416 gene encoding heavy metal-associated isoprenylated plant protein 35 — MASEPVECQVLVLRVSIHCEGCKKKVRKVLLHVDGVYRCDIDARMNKVTVTASRNIDAGILIARLRKSGKQAGPWPEEPKQPQPAESQSQENKAEDQPKPNEPAEKPAGAGTPPESAAAEPSDAQPTPEPEKKSADEAAPKPPAQESKEADETGQQQQQQPNEAARGKAKLQQPQQPADQIQDQKPIDAKVTLEFEGRSRGGVSHGGHHMPMMPQQQPVHVMSYNVARPMVSASYYAAAPVPAAPSPMPMPMARPGPPSQGSGYIDEYAPAPSYYSRPAPSAASYSYEPAPYYYPPQEPSPYYRQYNQRSAAEDYYYGSEPAPAPQRSAFSPPRDAYGDMFNDENANSCSVM; from the coding sequence GCGTGTATAGATGCGACATCGACGCCCGGATGAACAAGGTCACGGTCACCGCCTCCAGAAATATCGACGCCGGCATCCTCATCGCGAGGCTGCGCAAGTCCGGCAAGCAGGCGGGGCCATGGCCGGAGGAACCCAAACAGCCGCAGCCTGCAGAGAGCCAAAGCCAAGAGAACAAAGCCGAGGATCAGCCCAAGCCGAACGAACCCGCCGAGAAGCCAGCCGGTGCCGGTACTCCTCCCGAGAGCGCCGCCGCAGAGCCGAGCGACGCCCAGCCtacgccggagccggagaagaaAAGCGCAGACGAGGCGGCACCAAAGCCGCCGGCTCAAGAAAGCAAAGAGGCCGACGAGACAggacaacagcagcaacagcaacccAACGAGGCCGCTAGAGGGAAAGCCAAGCTACAGCAACCGCAGCAGCCGGCTGATCAGATTCAGGACCAGAAGCCGATCGATGCCAAGGTGACACTGGAGTTCGAGGGCCGAAGCAGGGGCGGAGTCAGCCATGGCGGCCACCACATGCCGATGatgccgcagcagcagccggtgCACGTCATGAGCTACAACGTGGCGCGGCCCATGGTGAGTGCGTCCTACtacgccgccgcgccggtgccggccgcGCCAtcgccgatgccgatgccgatggcgCGGCCCGGGCCGCCGTCGCAGGGCAGCGGTTACATAGACGAGtacgcgccggcgccgagttACTACAGCCGGCCGGCGCCATCGGCGGCGTCGTACTCGTACGAGCCGGCGCCTTACTACTACCCTCCACAAGAGCCGTCGCCGTACTACCGGCAATATAATCAGCGTTCTGCGGCGGAGGACTACTACTACGGAtcggagccggcgccggcgccgcagaGGAGCGccttctcgccgccgcgggaCGCCTACGGCGACATGTTCAACGACGAGAATGCCAACTCTTGCAGCGTGATGTGA